CTCGTGTTTCTTCTGTAACAAAAGTAATCAAGGAAATGAACCGTACTCTCAATGGTGATGATCCCGACGCTTATGTAATTCCAGATGACCAGGATCTTGTTAGTCAGGAACTGTTCCTTTATGAGATTTCCGGTGGTTCAGATCTTTATGATTACGTCAGCGAAGATTTTAAGGCTGGTTATCTCCATATTGAACTTGCCGGTTATGATGGTGAAGAAATTGTTCAGAATATGGATGCTGTAAAAGAATGGGTAGCAGAACTCTTCCCTGATGCGTCAAATGCCGGGGTAGTAGGTGAGGTTGTTCAGTATGCTCATATGAACGGTAAACTTGTTCGCGGGTCAATCCGTTCAATTGGAACTTCTCTGATTGTAATTCTGCTGCTTTTGATTATTGCCTTTACTTCGCTTCGAACAGGCTTTATTGCAATGATTCCAAACGTTGCCCCAATTGCAATCATAGGTGGAATCATGGGATATGCCGGAGTTAATCTTGATATGATTACTGCAATGATTATGCCGATGATCCTTGGTATTGCGGTAGATGATACTATTCACTTTACAAATCATATTAAATATCATTTTGAACTTACGGGAAACTACCGCTCGGCAGTTTTGAATTCATATCGTGAAATTGGAAAAACAATGATTATGACAACAATCATACTGTGCGCTATGTTTGGAATCTTCCTTACAAGTACAATGACTGTTCTCGTAAATATCGGCTGGCTGTCGATTGTCGGCTTGGGCAGTGCGCTAATTGCTGACTATACACTCACACCGGTTTTATTGTTTATAACAAAGCCATTTGGACATGAAACAAATAAATAACAAAAGGAGATATTTATGAAAAAACAATTTCTTACTTTAGCGTTAATTACAATGGGTACTCTGCTCTTTGCTGAGACAGGTTACGATATCATGAAAAAAGCAGATGAAGTGCCGGAACCTAAAACTTCCTCTTCAACTGCGACCCTTACAATTCATTCAAAAAAAGGATCAGACCGAATCCGTGAAGTTATTATGAAGAGTAAGGATTATGGAGAAGTAGAAAAGAGTATTATCGTGTTTACAACTCCAAAAGATGTAGCAGGAACTGGATATCTTATGTTTGATTATGAAGATGATAATAAAGATTCTGATAACTGGCTTTATCTTCCTGCAATGAAAAAGACACGTCGTATTGCTTCAAGCGGCTCTGAAAGTGAAGGAAGTTTTATGGGAACAGACTTTACTTATCAGGATATGGGAGATCGCAGCCTCAATAAATATGATTACAATCTTCTTGGTGAAGAAGATGTTGATGGCACAATCTGCTACAAGGTTGAATGTATAAGCAAGGCTCATACAGAAAAAGATCCTCGCTATATCAGCTACATTGGAAAATCAGATTATATTCTCCGTAAATGTGAGTTTTATGACCGCCAGAATCAGCTTCACCGGGTTCTCACCTGCACAGACTTTACAACCATCAAAGGCTTTACAACAGCACAAAAAATGAAAATGGAAAATGTTCAGAGCGGAACCTGGTCTCTCATCGAATCAAAAAATATTGTTTACGATGCAGAAGATATTGATGATTCTTTATTCACAGTAGCAGCATTGGAAAAAGGTCGAATCAGATAATGTCTGGAGAGTTTATGAAAATAAAAAGCTTTATATTGATTTTACTATTACTGATATATTTTCCTCTCATTGCGGAGGGGGGAGTAGATTTCTCCGGAGAGATTCAGACTCTCTGGGGAGCTGGTGTTCCATGGACAGACGGCGATACTTCAGCCGGTAAGTTTCTTCTTGGGACAACCGAGTTTACCGGTACACTTGATGCTTATTACGATAACAGCTCAGCACTTGCAGAGGCTTCTGTTTCGTATGATGCTGTAACGGGCGAACTCGACTGGTCGCTTAATGAGCTCTGGTTCGACTATACTTCAAGCTTCTGGGGAATCAGAATTGGCCGTCAGAAAACTGCCTGGGGTAAAGCCGATGGTGTAGACATCACAAATGTAATTTGTCCAGGTGACATGTCCAATCTTGCAGCAATGGCAAGTGACGATTCAAAACTTGCAATTGATGCTCTGCGCATTTCGTTTTCTGGAGAACAGTTTACCACAGATATTTACTGGATTCCGTTCTTTACACCTGCAGCACTTCCAGAATCAACAACAAGTGCTGTACAGATTATAAAGCCCGATACTGCAATCTGGAATGGAGAATATGGTGTAAAACTTTCCGGTTACTTCCCAGCATTTGATGCCTCTGTCTACGGTTTTTATGGTTGGGATGATATGCCTGTTTTTGATTATACTTATACGGGAAATTACAAACGAATGGCAATGATAGGTCTTGATGCAGCAATTCCGGTTAGAGAAGTTGTTATTCGTACAGAAGCAGCTTTCTTTCCAAAACGCTATTTTACCGATACAGAACTGCGTAATGAAATCTCAGCTCTTGCCGGTATAGACTGGATGCCATCCGGCTGGACACTCACAGCCCAGTATTTCTGTGATTATGTTTTTGGAGACACTGAAAGCATAAACAGAGCAGATGCCTATACTCATGGGGCAACTCTGAGTGTTTCAAAGACATTCCTGAATGAAACCTTGGAAGCAAGTTTGAGTGGACTTATAGGCTTTAATGATTTTGACAGTTTTATAAAGCCATCGATAAATTACAGCCTTTCTGATCAGATAAATGCTGAAATTGGAGCTTATATTTTTACTCCAGGTCCTGAAAAAGACGGAACTTACGGAGCTTATAAAGATTACAGTAGTTTCTATGTTAAAGGTAAATTCAGTTTCTAACATTTTGTTTTACAAATCCAATTTTGTGGTTTATCATAATATACGATATGGGAATGGACGCAAAAATTATTAACGCATTTCTCACAGAGGGAATCAATACTTTCCAGGATATGTTCAATATAGGTCCTCAAAATAAGGAACCTCATCTTCTGGATATACATGCAGGCCATCCGTGGGAAATATCGGGTTTGTTAGGAGTTACCGGCGAAATAAAAGGAATCGTTGCTTTCCGTCTTCATAAGATTCTTGCAAATAAAATGCTTGAGCTTTCCGGATTAAAATGTAAGCCGGAGGATTATGAGGATATGGCCGTTGGGCTGGTAAGTGAGTTTACAAACATTATTTCAGGTCATGCAGTTACTGCTCTAAGTCAGTATAAAATGGACATTTCGCCTCCATTTTGTGTAATGGGACACAATCACATGATTGCCTGGCCTAAAAACTACCCTGTAATCGCAATTCCGTTTGTTACATCATACGGGCCGTTTGAAGTAGATGTCTGTTTCAAATAGTCTTGTACAAACGGTGTTCTTACTGACTTCCCCTGCTTTTTTTGCTATAATATCAAAATGAGTAAAAAAAAGCAGGGGAGTTTTAAGCGTTTTAAGCGCGCTCTTAAGTATACACTCAAAAATCCTCTTACTTATATCTGGCTTCTCATTTTTATAATAATTGCCGTTGCAACTATTGTTGTCTTTGCGTCTGAAACTAAGACCGAAAGCGGAATAGAAACAATGTTCGATTCCGTATGGTTTACATTAGTTGCGGTTTTTGCGGCTTATTTTGATTATTGTGTAAAATCAGTTCCAGGCCGAATGTCAGCGCTTGTTCTGCTTGTGCTCGGAATGCTGTTATTCAGTGCCGTTACCGGTAAGCTTGCGTCCTATTTCATGGATTTGCAGATGAAGAAAAATAAGGGGCTTAAAAAATTGAAGAATATGAAAGGACATTTTTTACTTTGCGGATGGAGACCAGGCTTTGAAAAGATTCTGGATACCGTGCTTACTACAAATCCGGATATTACACCTGATATGGTTGTAATGATAAATGATGCAGCAGAGCAGATTGAGCAGATTCGTTCACAGCCTCGATTTAAGGAACTTAATTATGTTTCCGGAGATTTTTCGGATGAAGCTGTTCTTAAACGTGCACAAATTGATACTGCAGAACGAGCCCTTGTAATTTGCGACCGTTCAAAAACGTATTCTGATCTTGAAATAGACAGTCGTACAGTACTTGCCGTTCTTACAATGGAAAATCTGAATCCTGGAATTTATGTAGCAGCTGAACTTATCGATGCAAAATTCCAGAAGCATCTTGAAATGGCACATTGTGATGAAATCATCCTTACACAGGATTATGAACACAGTCTTCTTGCAACTGCTTCAAGCGGAATGGGTTACAGTAACGTTATCCGTGCCCTTATAAGTGATGATGCTGATACTGGTATAATCATAGAAGATATTCCTGCTTCGTTTATTGGAAAGACCTATGGTGAATATGGAGCTCATATTGAGCAGAATGGTAATAAAGGCGGCGTTCTTGTAGGCCTTCTCTTAAATACAGGTAATTTCCATCAGCGTCGTAAAGATGCACTTAGAGAGGCTCAGAAGAATCCTGATATCAAGAGTATTGTTGATAATCTGAAAAAGGTTAAGACTCTCAAGAGTAATGAACCGGTTCTTACACCTGCGCCAGATTTTGTTATTCAGAAAAATACCAAAGCCATTCTGGTACGAGGATAGGAGGATTTTATGGATAAGTTTGAAGACGTTTTACCTAAACTTGTACAGATTCAGTTGTTTTCTGATTTTTGTATTGATGATGAAAATGATTGCAGAATCCTTCGTGCTGTATATGATAATATGACAGTTGAAAACTATCAGAAGGGTGATGTAATTATTGAAGAAGGAAAGTTCGGAGATATGTTCTATATCCTGTATCAGGGAAAAGTTCAGGTTTATAGAAAGACTCCTGCAGGAGATAAGATTGCCCTTGCAGATCTTTCCAGTGATATGAATATTTTCTTTGGGGAAACAGCTTTGATAAGTGATGATCCACGAACTGCAACAGTAAAGGCTATAACAGACTGTCGTTGTATAGCACTTTCCAGTACAAAGTTTCTGGAAGTGTGTGATCGCGAGCCCCTTTTAGGCTACAGAGTTCTTTTGCACCTTGCACAGGGAATGGCAAAAACTATCCGCGATACAAACAGCGATAAGGCAACCTTATACGAAGCATTGTTCAGTGAAATAGAATCAGGAGTTTAATTTGAAAGGAACTGTTATTGCAGGAACAAATAATCTTTTTACAGTTGAATGTGAAGATGATGTTACCCGAAACTGTACAATTAAAGGTAAAGTAATTAAAACTGAAAAGGAATATTATAATCCAATTGCACCAGGAGATGTTGTCGAAGTTGAACCGGATGAACTTAATGATGAAAAAGGTCAGATAGTTACTCTGGAAAAACGACGCAATACTTTTTTGCGCTGGAATGTAAAGGGCCGTTGTCCGCAGCTTCTTGCAAGTAACCTTGATTATCTGATTCTGGTATGTACTCCGGATGAGCCTCCTTTCCGTCCTCGCTTTACGGATAGAGCTCTGGCTCAGGCTGAACATCAGGGAATCACTCCGGTAATTGTCTGCAACAAATGGGACCTCGCCCTTGAAATGCAGACTGATGGGCGCGAAGAGCAGTTTGAAGAAATAGAAAAAAGACTTTCTATCTGGGAAGATTTAGGCTACAAGGTACTGCGTATTTCTGCAAAGACAGGAGAGGGTATGCAGGAGTTTGCAGAGCTGCTTGAAGATAAACTTTCAGCATTTGTAGGTCAGTCTGGAGTAGGTAAATCCAGTCTTATAAACGTTATGGATAATACCTGCGTACTGAGAACAGGAAGCCTTTCAAAGAAATACGGTCGGGGAAGCCATACCACTACTAAAGGTACGCTGATTCACCTGACCTTGAATGAGACATTGACTGAAGGAATACAGGGCCGTAAGGCAAATATCATTGATACACCGGGAATCCGCCGTTTTGTACTTGATGATATTGAAGCTGATGACCTTGCAATGTACTTCAGGGAATTTGAACCATTTATCGGCAAATGTAAATTTGGAATGAATTGCCGGCATAATACAGAACCAGGTTGTGCAGTGCGTAAAGCTGTAGAAGATGGCGTAATTAGCCAGGAACGCTTCGACAGCTGGCAGAGAATCAGCGAAGAAATCCGCACAGGCTCCTGGAGCGATTGATTGGATTGCCACGTCGCTACGCTCCTCGCAATGACGTCATTGCGAGCGAAGCGAAGCAATCCATGTTATAAAGAACTATGAATAATAAAACCTTAAACGAAATTGATTATTATCGTCTCCGCGACGAAATCGCGGGATATTGTGTTTCGACAGAAGGTCGCGAAAAACTATT
The Treponema bryantii DNA segment above includes these coding regions:
- a CDS encoding cyclic nucleotide-binding domain-containing protein, whose translation is MDKFEDVLPKLVQIQLFSDFCIDDENDCRILRAVYDNMTVENYQKGDVIIEEGKFGDMFYILYQGKVQVYRKTPAGDKIALADLSSDMNIFFGETALISDDPRTATVKAITDCRCIALSSTKFLEVCDREPLLGYRVLLHLAQGMAKTIRDTNSDKATLYEALFSEIESGV
- a CDS encoding outer membrane lipoprotein-sorting protein; the encoded protein is MKKQFLTLALITMGTLLFAETGYDIMKKADEVPEPKTSSSTATLTIHSKKGSDRIREVIMKSKDYGEVEKSIIVFTTPKDVAGTGYLMFDYEDDNKDSDNWLYLPAMKKTRRIASSGSESEGSFMGTDFTYQDMGDRSLNKYDYNLLGEEDVDGTICYKVECISKAHTEKDPRYISYIGKSDYILRKCEFYDRQNQLHRVLTCTDFTTIKGFTTAQKMKMENVQSGTWSLIESKNIVYDAEDIDDSLFTVAALEKGRIR
- a CDS encoding chemotaxis protein CheX — its product is MDAKIINAFLTEGINTFQDMFNIGPQNKEPHLLDIHAGHPWEISGLLGVTGEIKGIVAFRLHKILANKMLELSGLKCKPEDYEDMAVGLVSEFTNIISGHAVTALSQYKMDISPPFCVMGHNHMIAWPKNYPVIAIPFVTSYGPFEVDVCFK
- a CDS encoding TrkA-related ion transporter, whose product is MSKKKQGSFKRFKRALKYTLKNPLTYIWLLIFIIIAVATIVVFASETKTESGIETMFDSVWFTLVAVFAAYFDYCVKSVPGRMSALVLLVLGMLLFSAVTGKLASYFMDLQMKKNKGLKKLKNMKGHFLLCGWRPGFEKILDTVLTTNPDITPDMVVMINDAAEQIEQIRSQPRFKELNYVSGDFSDEAVLKRAQIDTAERALVICDRSKTYSDLEIDSRTVLAVLTMENLNPGIYVAAELIDAKFQKHLEMAHCDEIILTQDYEHSLLATASSGMGYSNVIRALISDDADTGIIIEDIPASFIGKTYGEYGAHIEQNGNKGGVLVGLLLNTGNFHQRRKDALREAQKNPDIKSIVDNLKKVKTLKSNEPVLTPAPDFVIQKNTKAILVRG
- the rsgA gene encoding ribosome small subunit-dependent GTPase A; protein product: MKGTVIAGTNNLFTVECEDDVTRNCTIKGKVIKTEKEYYNPIAPGDVVEVEPDELNDEKGQIVTLEKRRNTFLRWNVKGRCPQLLASNLDYLILVCTPDEPPFRPRFTDRALAQAEHQGITPVIVCNKWDLALEMQTDGREEQFEEIEKRLSIWEDLGYKVLRISAKTGEGMQEFAELLEDKLSAFVGQSGVGKSSLINVMDNTCVLRTGSLSKKYGRGSHTTTKGTLIHLTLNETLTEGIQGRKANIIDTPGIRRFVLDDIEADDLAMYFREFEPFIGKCKFGMNCRHNTEPGCAVRKAVEDGVISQERFDSWQRISEEIRTGSWSD